Proteins found in one Zonotrichia leucophrys gambelii isolate GWCS_2022_RI chromosome 28, RI_Zleu_2.0, whole genome shotgun sequence genomic segment:
- the SUGP2 gene encoding SURP and G-patch domain-containing protein 2 isoform X2 — protein MASRRITRDSFEAVVQDKVKRYRSGAAGDPGHRFAAPSRLPRPRYHESFQHDGRFPAANSQHQDWSQEPGQDYPGQDYPGQDYPGQDYPGQDYPGQDYPGEDYPGENYPGQSYPGPSYRAASPLPRKENYFHGHLSRAAPREREFGPDYRRFGPSREFAPHGREYRGYGASPGCWEPGGQHTAGFSSPELLGDFRSPGLLEEEEEEFGSVEDQEYEAEDGEFRARRGGAGRPRGLRGKRPSRAVLKAKVFKGDPKSPLRKWSVRKAQPGLDPQALEQPLEVGEQRPGPLQQHPKVPPQAVAAQRAALRLPKPAHAFRSLSLEPVDRSDIFSTFGMEIIRWAGFHAVRGDAEFSRLFGALFELETETCAKMLASFKCALRPEHRDFCFFTIKSLQHAALKTPKVDNEFLNMLLDKGAVKTKNCFFEVIKPFDKYIMRLQDRLLKGVTPLLMACNAYELSLKTSGFGDPREMAGAFETTVSLCRKSLALLGQTFALASGFRQEKILEAVGLHEVAPAPAAFPNFDDSTLFGREYIEHLRAWLDKSGCPVQMRRAGPGAGQRLGAAEGEGTAPQRADRKVLDTIEQLVSSIVAGTRSAKDRSAQKNSPEYWFLSDKESLEYKYYRLRLSEAQRSGLAGRAAAPEALRAVLYARRVAAIKRRLFKRKKTPGLLPARARRARRASPGTQSLLPAGTGGKQPEKNVPAGTGGKHPNQNLSAGTGGKHTDKNVPAGTGGKQPEKNLSVCRGVKQPDRNLTAGTGQEQPDQNVPAGTGLEQPDRNLSAGTGLEQPNQNLPAGKGPDQNLAAGTGMEHPEQNLSAGTGLEQPHQNLAAGTGMEQPEQSLAAGTGLEHPNQNLPAGTGLAHPNENLAAGTGMEHPNQNLPAGTGLAHPNQNLAAGTGLAHPHQPVPGAEPGPAQPGPGARCAPQGASSSSSSSSSRCQVPAAAEGRADAQGLAADPEGSQFADVDARTMAMAERLARFVAQAGPEMEQFSIDNSADSPELWFLQDQTSPAFKFYRMKVLELCPSITFSPEAAPAAGTALDPEEDEEEEEEEEEEEEEEEEEEEEEAEFEPSQAAEEDEDDEEAVAAGRRVTEEEVVSVAGEEVAGGAAQPRGRADGAVPPLSTQAPPGPGPGARFPRKRVSSKSLRVGLIPAPKRICLVQEPKVHEPVRIAYDRPRGCPVTKKKKARALEAPQKRLSPRNVGFQMLQRMGWQEGHGLGTRGRGIREPLHLGATSAGEGLGVAGEENQEDAFDIFRQRMIQMYRQKRANK, from the exons ATGGCCTCTCGGAGGATCACCCGCGACTCGTTCGAGGCCGTGGTGCAGGACAAGGTGAAGCGGTACCGGAGCGGTGCCGCGGGGGATCCCGGCCATCGTTTCGCAG ctccctcccggctgccccggccccgctaCCACGAGAGCTTCCAGCACGACGGGCGCTTCCCTGCGGCCAACAGCCAGCACCAGGACTGGAGCCAGGAGCCCGGCCAGGATTACCCGGGGCAGGATTACCCGGGGCAGGATTACCCGGGGCAGGATTACCCGGGGCAGGATTATCCGGGGCAGGATTACCCCGGGGAGGATTATCCAGGGGAGAACTACCCCGGGCAGAGCTACCCCGGCCCTTCCTACCGCGCCGCCAGCCCCCTGCCCCGCAAGGAGAATTATTTCCACGGACACTTGTCCCGCGCTGCGCCCCGGGAGCGGGAGTTTGGCCCGGATTACCGGAGATTCGGCCCCAGCAGGGAGTTTGCTCCCCACGGCCGGGAGTACCGGGGTTACGGCGCCTCCCCGGGTTGCTGGGAGCCCGGCGGGCAGCACACAGCGGGGTTCAGCTCCCCGGAGCTGCTGGGGGATTTCAGGTCCCCcgggctgctggaggaggaggaggaggagttcGGCAGCGTGGAGGATCAGGAGTACGAGGCCGAGGACGGCGAGTTCCGGGCGCGCAGGGGAGGCGCGGGCAGGCCCAGAGGGCTCAGGGGGAAGCGCCCCAGCAGGGCCGTGCTCAAGGCCAAGGTGTTCAAAGGAGACCCCAAGAGCCCCCTCAGGAAGTGGAGTGTGAGGAAGGCGCAGCCAGGCCTGGATCcccaggctctggagcagcccctggaggtgGGTGAGCAGAGGCCGGGGCcgctccagcagcacccaaagGTGCCCCCGCAGGCCgtggcagcccagagagccGCCCTGAGGCTGCCAAAGCCCGCCCACGCCTTCAGGAGCCTCAGCCTGGAGCCAGTGGACAGATCGGACATCTTCTCCACCTTCGGCATGGAGATCATCCGCTGGGCCGGCTTCCACGCCGTGCGCGGCGACGCCGAGTTCTCGCGGCTCTTCGGGGCCCTCTTCGAGCTGGAGACCGAGACCTGTGCCAAGATGCTGGCCTCCTTCAAGTGCGCCCTGAGGCCCGAGCACAGGGATTTCTGCTTCTTCACCATCAAGAGCCTGCAGCACGCCGCCCTGAAAACGCCCAAGGTGGACAACGAGTTCCTCAACATGCTGCTGGACAAGGGCGCCGTGAAAACCAAGAACTGCTTCTTTGAGGTCATCAAGCCCTTCGACAAGTACATCATGAGGCTGCAGGACCGGCTCCTCAAGGGGGTCACCCCTCTGCTGATGGCCTGCAACGCCTACGAGCTGAGCCTCAAAACCAGCGGCTTCGGCGACCCCCGGGAGATGGCCGGCGCCTTCGAGACcaccgtgtccctgtgcaggaaatcgctggccctgctgggccaGACCTTCGCCCTGGCCTCCGGCTTCCGGCAGGAGAAGATCCTGGAGGCCGTGGGGCTGCACGAGGTGGCCCCGGCGCCCGCGGCCTTCCCCAACTTCGACGACTCCACGCTGTTCGGGCGCGAGTACATCGAGCACCTGAGGGCCTGGCTGGACAAGAGCGGCTGCCCCGTGCAGATGaggagggcagggccaggagctgggcagcgGCTCGGGGCGGCCGAGGGCGAGGGCACAG ccccgcAGCGAGCGGACAGGAAGGTTCTGGACACCATCGAGCAGCTGGTGAGCAGCATCGTGGCAGGAACTCGCTCTGCCAAGGACAGGAGCGCCCAGAAAAACTCTCCTGAGTACTG gTTCCTTTCAGACAAGGAGAGCCTGGAGTACAAGTACTACCGGCTGCGGCTGTCGGAGGCGCAGAGGAGCGGCCTGGCCGGGCGGGCAGCGGCCCCCGAGGCGCTGAGGGCCGTGCTCTATGCCCGGAGGGTGGCTGCCATCAAAAGGAGActtttcaagaggaaaaaaacccctgggcTCCTCCCTGCCCGTGCCAGGAGGGCGAGGAGGGCgagccctggcacccagagcctgctgccggctggcacaggagggaaACAGCCTGAGAAAAACGttccagctggcacaggagggaaacacccaaaccaaaatctgtcagctggcacaggagggaaacacacagataaaaatgttccagctggcacaggagggaaACAGCCAGAGAAAAATCTGTCAGTGTGCAGAGGAGTGAAACAGCCAGACAGAAAcctcacagctggcacagggcaggaacAACCAGATCAAAATGttccagctggcacagggctggaacAACCAGACAGAAATCTgtcagctggcacagggctggaacAGCCAAACCAAAATCTCCCAGCTGGCAAAGGGCCAGACCAAAACCTCgcagctggcacaggaatgGAACACCCTGAGCAAAATCTGTCAGCTGGCAccgggctggagcagccacacCAAAACCTCgcagctggcacaggaatggaacagccagagcagagcctcgcagctggcacagggctggagcacccaAATCAGAACCtgccagctggcacagggctggcacacccAAATGAAAACCTCgcagctggcacaggaatgGAGCACCCAAATCAGAACCtgccagctggcacagggctggcacacccAAATCAGAACCTcgcagctggcacagggctggcacacccGCACCAACCCGTTCCAGGTGCAGAGCCTGGCCcggcccagcctggccccggTGCCCGCTGTGCCCCAcaaggtgccagcagcagcagcagcagcagcagcagcaggtgccaggTGCCCGCGGCAGCAGAGGGAAGAGCGGATGCCCAGGGGTTGGCAGCAGATCCCGAGGGATCCCAGTTTGCTGATG TGGATGCCAGGACCATGGCGATGGCAGAGAGGCTGGCGCGGTTCGTGGCACAGGCGGGGCCGGAGATGGAGCAGTTCAGCATCGACAACAGCGCCGACAGCCCCGAGCTCTG GTTCCTGCAGGACCAAACCAGCCCCGCATTCAAGTTCTACCGCATGAaagtgctggagctgtgtccctcCATCACCTtcagccccgaggctgccccggctgcagggacagccctggaccccgaggaggacgaggaggaagaggaggaggaggaagaagaagaggaggaagaagaggaagaagaagaggaagaagcagaGTTTGagccctcccaggctgctgaggaggatgaggatgatgaggaggCCGTGGCAGCAGGTAGAAGGGTGACAGAGGAAGAAGTGGTGTCCGTGGCAGGagaggaggtggcaggaggTGCCGCTCAGCCCCGCGGCCGCGCTGACGGCGCTGTCCCACCTCTGTCGACACAGGCACCCCCCGGCCCGGGCCCCGGCGCGCGCTTCCCCCGCAAACGCGTCAGCTCCAAGTCGCTCCGGGTGGGCCTGATCCCGGCCCCAAAGCGGATCTGCCTCGTCCAGGAGCCCAAAG TGCATGAACCTGTCAGGATTGCTTATGACAGACCCCGGGGCTGCCCtgtcacaaagaaaaaaaag GCCCGGGCGCTGGAGGCGCCCCAGAAGAGGCTGAGCCCCAGGAACGTGGGGTTCCAGATGCTGCAGAGgatgggctggcaggaggggcaCGGGCTGGGCACGCGCGGCCGCGGCATCCGGGAGCCCCTGCACCt GGGCGCAACCTCagctggggagggtttgggagtGGCAGGGGAGGAAAACCAAGAGGATGCTTTTGACATTTTCCGCCAGAGGATGATCCAGATGTACAGACAGAAACGGGCAAACAAATAG
- the SUGP2 gene encoding SURP and G-patch domain-containing protein 2 isoform X1: MASRRITRDSFEAVVQDKVKRYRSGAAGDPGHRFAAPSRLPRPRYHESFQHDGRFPAANSQHQDWSQEPGQDYPGQDYPGQDYPGQDYPGQDYPGQDYPGEDYPGENYPGQSYPGPSYRAASPLPRKENYFHGHLSRAAPREREFGPDYRRFGPSREFAPHGREYRGYGASPGCWEPGGQHTAGFSSPELLGDFRSPGLLEEEEEEFGSVEDQEYEAEDGEFRARRGGAGRPRGLRGKRPSRAVLKAKVFKGDPKSPLRKWSVRKAQPGLDPQALEQPLEVGEQRPGPLQQHPKVPPQAVAAQRAALRLPKPAHAFRSLSLEPVDRSDIFSTFGMEIIRWAGFHAVRGDAEFSRLFGALFELETETCAKMLASFKCALRPEHRDFCFFTIKSLQHAALKTPKVDNEFLNMLLDKGAVKTKNCFFEVIKPFDKYIMRLQDRLLKGVTPLLMACNAYELSLKTSGFGDPREMAGAFETTVSLCRKSLALLGQTFALASGFRQEKILEAVGLHEVAPAPAAFPNFDDSTLFGREYIEHLRAWLDKSGCPVQMRRAGPGAGQRLGAAEGEGTAPQRADRKVLDTIEQLVSSIVAGTRSAKDRSAQKNSPEYWFLSDKESLEYKYYRLRLSEAQRSGLAGRAAAPEALRAVLYARRVAAIKRRLFKRKKTPGLLPARARRARRASPGTQSLLPAGTGGKQPEKNVPAGTGGKHPNQNLSAGTGGKHTDKNVPAGTGGKQPEKNLSVCRGVKQPDRNLTAGTGQEQPDQNVPAGTGLEQPDRNLSAGTGLEQPNQNLPAGKGPDQNLAAGTGMEHPEQNLSAGTGLEQPHQNLAAGTGMEQPEQSLAAGTGLEHPNQNLPAGTGLAHPNENLAAGTGMEHPNQNLPAGTGLAHPNQNLAAGTGLAHPHQPVPGAEPGPAQPGPGARCAPQGASSSSSSSSSRCQVPAAAEGRADAQGLAADPEGSQFADVDARTMAMAERLARFVAQAGPEMEQFSIDNSADSPELWFLQDQTSPAFKFYRMKVLELCPSITFSPEAAPAAGTALDPEEDEEEEEEEEEEEEEEEEEEEEEAEFEPSQAAEEDEDDEEAVAAGRRVTEEEVVSVAGEEVAGGAAQPRGRADGAVPPLSTQAPPGPGPGARFPRKRVSSKSLRVGLIPAPKRICLVQEPKVHEPVRIAYDRPRGCPVTKKKKKARALEAPQKRLSPRNVGFQMLQRMGWQEGHGLGTRGRGIREPLHLGATSAGEGLGVAGEENQEDAFDIFRQRMIQMYRQKRANK; encoded by the exons ATGGCCTCTCGGAGGATCACCCGCGACTCGTTCGAGGCCGTGGTGCAGGACAAGGTGAAGCGGTACCGGAGCGGTGCCGCGGGGGATCCCGGCCATCGTTTCGCAG ctccctcccggctgccccggccccgctaCCACGAGAGCTTCCAGCACGACGGGCGCTTCCCTGCGGCCAACAGCCAGCACCAGGACTGGAGCCAGGAGCCCGGCCAGGATTACCCGGGGCAGGATTACCCGGGGCAGGATTACCCGGGGCAGGATTACCCGGGGCAGGATTATCCGGGGCAGGATTACCCCGGGGAGGATTATCCAGGGGAGAACTACCCCGGGCAGAGCTACCCCGGCCCTTCCTACCGCGCCGCCAGCCCCCTGCCCCGCAAGGAGAATTATTTCCACGGACACTTGTCCCGCGCTGCGCCCCGGGAGCGGGAGTTTGGCCCGGATTACCGGAGATTCGGCCCCAGCAGGGAGTTTGCTCCCCACGGCCGGGAGTACCGGGGTTACGGCGCCTCCCCGGGTTGCTGGGAGCCCGGCGGGCAGCACACAGCGGGGTTCAGCTCCCCGGAGCTGCTGGGGGATTTCAGGTCCCCcgggctgctggaggaggaggaggaggagttcGGCAGCGTGGAGGATCAGGAGTACGAGGCCGAGGACGGCGAGTTCCGGGCGCGCAGGGGAGGCGCGGGCAGGCCCAGAGGGCTCAGGGGGAAGCGCCCCAGCAGGGCCGTGCTCAAGGCCAAGGTGTTCAAAGGAGACCCCAAGAGCCCCCTCAGGAAGTGGAGTGTGAGGAAGGCGCAGCCAGGCCTGGATCcccaggctctggagcagcccctggaggtgGGTGAGCAGAGGCCGGGGCcgctccagcagcacccaaagGTGCCCCCGCAGGCCgtggcagcccagagagccGCCCTGAGGCTGCCAAAGCCCGCCCACGCCTTCAGGAGCCTCAGCCTGGAGCCAGTGGACAGATCGGACATCTTCTCCACCTTCGGCATGGAGATCATCCGCTGGGCCGGCTTCCACGCCGTGCGCGGCGACGCCGAGTTCTCGCGGCTCTTCGGGGCCCTCTTCGAGCTGGAGACCGAGACCTGTGCCAAGATGCTGGCCTCCTTCAAGTGCGCCCTGAGGCCCGAGCACAGGGATTTCTGCTTCTTCACCATCAAGAGCCTGCAGCACGCCGCCCTGAAAACGCCCAAGGTGGACAACGAGTTCCTCAACATGCTGCTGGACAAGGGCGCCGTGAAAACCAAGAACTGCTTCTTTGAGGTCATCAAGCCCTTCGACAAGTACATCATGAGGCTGCAGGACCGGCTCCTCAAGGGGGTCACCCCTCTGCTGATGGCCTGCAACGCCTACGAGCTGAGCCTCAAAACCAGCGGCTTCGGCGACCCCCGGGAGATGGCCGGCGCCTTCGAGACcaccgtgtccctgtgcaggaaatcgctggccctgctgggccaGACCTTCGCCCTGGCCTCCGGCTTCCGGCAGGAGAAGATCCTGGAGGCCGTGGGGCTGCACGAGGTGGCCCCGGCGCCCGCGGCCTTCCCCAACTTCGACGACTCCACGCTGTTCGGGCGCGAGTACATCGAGCACCTGAGGGCCTGGCTGGACAAGAGCGGCTGCCCCGTGCAGATGaggagggcagggccaggagctgggcagcgGCTCGGGGCGGCCGAGGGCGAGGGCACAG ccccgcAGCGAGCGGACAGGAAGGTTCTGGACACCATCGAGCAGCTGGTGAGCAGCATCGTGGCAGGAACTCGCTCTGCCAAGGACAGGAGCGCCCAGAAAAACTCTCCTGAGTACTG gTTCCTTTCAGACAAGGAGAGCCTGGAGTACAAGTACTACCGGCTGCGGCTGTCGGAGGCGCAGAGGAGCGGCCTGGCCGGGCGGGCAGCGGCCCCCGAGGCGCTGAGGGCCGTGCTCTATGCCCGGAGGGTGGCTGCCATCAAAAGGAGActtttcaagaggaaaaaaacccctgggcTCCTCCCTGCCCGTGCCAGGAGGGCGAGGAGGGCgagccctggcacccagagcctgctgccggctggcacaggagggaaACAGCCTGAGAAAAACGttccagctggcacaggagggaaacacccaaaccaaaatctgtcagctggcacaggagggaaacacacagataaaaatgttccagctggcacaggagggaaACAGCCAGAGAAAAATCTGTCAGTGTGCAGAGGAGTGAAACAGCCAGACAGAAAcctcacagctggcacagggcaggaacAACCAGATCAAAATGttccagctggcacagggctggaacAACCAGACAGAAATCTgtcagctggcacagggctggaacAGCCAAACCAAAATCTCCCAGCTGGCAAAGGGCCAGACCAAAACCTCgcagctggcacaggaatgGAACACCCTGAGCAAAATCTGTCAGCTGGCAccgggctggagcagccacacCAAAACCTCgcagctggcacaggaatggaacagccagagcagagcctcgcagctggcacagggctggagcacccaAATCAGAACCtgccagctggcacagggctggcacacccAAATGAAAACCTCgcagctggcacaggaatgGAGCACCCAAATCAGAACCtgccagctggcacagggctggcacacccAAATCAGAACCTcgcagctggcacagggctggcacacccGCACCAACCCGTTCCAGGTGCAGAGCCTGGCCcggcccagcctggccccggTGCCCGCTGTGCCCCAcaaggtgccagcagcagcagcagcagcagcagcagcaggtgccaggTGCCCGCGGCAGCAGAGGGAAGAGCGGATGCCCAGGGGTTGGCAGCAGATCCCGAGGGATCCCAGTTTGCTGATG TGGATGCCAGGACCATGGCGATGGCAGAGAGGCTGGCGCGGTTCGTGGCACAGGCGGGGCCGGAGATGGAGCAGTTCAGCATCGACAACAGCGCCGACAGCCCCGAGCTCTG GTTCCTGCAGGACCAAACCAGCCCCGCATTCAAGTTCTACCGCATGAaagtgctggagctgtgtccctcCATCACCTtcagccccgaggctgccccggctgcagggacagccctggaccccgaggaggacgaggaggaagaggaggaggaggaagaagaagaggaggaagaagaggaagaagaagaggaagaagcagaGTTTGagccctcccaggctgctgaggaggatgaggatgatgaggaggCCGTGGCAGCAGGTAGAAGGGTGACAGAGGAAGAAGTGGTGTCCGTGGCAGGagaggaggtggcaggaggTGCCGCTCAGCCCCGCGGCCGCGCTGACGGCGCTGTCCCACCTCTGTCGACACAGGCACCCCCCGGCCCGGGCCCCGGCGCGCGCTTCCCCCGCAAACGCGTCAGCTCCAAGTCGCTCCGGGTGGGCCTGATCCCGGCCCCAAAGCGGATCTGCCTCGTCCAGGAGCCCAAAG TGCATGAACCTGTCAGGATTGCTTATGACAGACCCCGGGGCTGCCCtgtcacaaagaaaaaaaag AAGGCCCGGGCGCTGGAGGCGCCCCAGAAGAGGCTGAGCCCCAGGAACGTGGGGTTCCAGATGCTGCAGAGgatgggctggcaggaggggcaCGGGCTGGGCACGCGCGGCCGCGGCATCCGGGAGCCCCTGCACCt GGGCGCAACCTCagctggggagggtttgggagtGGCAGGGGAGGAAAACCAAGAGGATGCTTTTGACATTTTCCGCCAGAGGATGATCCAGATGTACAGACAGAAACGGGCAAACAAATAG